One genomic region from Salipiger sp. CCB-MM3 encodes:
- a CDS encoding TRAP transporter permease, with product MGLETQMPQAAWKRAVWIGLAALVVVYHLGLIFSGLVPNLVSRPLHMAVILPWVFIFGATGRWQLISGAVLTVLGVGAAGWIALNHEMLGDQYGFLESDFQIGVAAVLLLCVIEAARRAIGWPLPLVAVIALAYALFGQHIPGEFGHAGTPIQSFLGTMTIAEGGLWGSLTATSVGVVSIFVIFGAVLNAGEAGQGFMNVAAAAAGRLKGGAAKVSVLSSALFGSISGSASANVASTGAITLPAMTKLGYPKKLAAGVEAVASSGGQIMPPLMGAGAFVMVELTGTPYTQIMGAAILPAILYFWAVWVGINAYATRYDLKGIAAEDRPAKRDVIITSLFFLVPFTVLMIGMFGLGYTPQYAACLAILAGALLLLTNGSLSFDARQTGERVASALVNSAKQVAMIASIILCASIVIGVLAVTGLGVKITSLILSGSGGMLWPSLILTALACLVLGMEVPTTAAYVICVSVAGPALTQLGLEPLQAHLFVFWFALLSTITPPVCGAVFIAAGMIGENWVKVAGSAMALGVGLYIIPLGMVANPGLLELAEAPGRALFAFVRVGLGLALISYGLIGRAPLVMRLAAIIFGLIVVFAGVALSASG from the coding sequence ATGGGGCTTGAGACGCAGATGCCGCAGGCGGCATGGAAGCGGGCGGTGTGGATCGGACTGGCGGCGCTGGTCGTGGTCTATCACCTCGGGCTCATCTTCTCGGGTCTGGTGCCCAACCTCGTCAGCCGTCCGCTGCACATGGCAGTGATCCTGCCCTGGGTCTTCATCTTTGGCGCCACCGGGCGCTGGCAGCTGATCTCGGGCGCAGTGCTCACGGTGCTGGGCGTCGGCGCCGCTGGCTGGATCGCGCTGAACCACGAGATGCTGGGCGATCAATACGGCTTTCTGGAAAGCGACTTCCAGATCGGCGTGGCGGCGGTGCTGCTGCTCTGCGTGATCGAGGCTGCGCGTCGCGCCATCGGCTGGCCGCTGCCGCTGGTGGCGGTGATCGCGCTGGCCTATGCGCTTTTCGGGCAGCACATCCCCGGCGAGTTCGGGCATGCGGGCACGCCGATCCAGAGCTTCCTGGGCACGATGACCATCGCCGAGGGCGGCCTTTGGGGCTCGCTGACCGCGACATCGGTGGGCGTGGTGTCGATCTTTGTGATCTTCGGCGCGGTGCTCAACGCCGGTGAGGCGGGGCAGGGCTTCATGAATGTCGCCGCCGCCGCCGCCGGGCGGCTGAAGGGCGGCGCGGCCAAGGTCTCGGTGCTGTCCTCGGCGCTGTTTGGCTCGATCTCGGGCTCGGCCAGCGCCAATGTCGCGTCGACCGGCGCGATCACCCTGCCTGCGATGACGAAGCTGGGCTACCCCAAGAAGCTCGCCGCCGGGGTCGAGGCCGTGGCCTCCTCGGGTGGGCAGATCATGCCGCCGCTGATGGGTGCGGGCGCCTTCGTCATGGTCGAACTCACCGGCACGCCCTACACGCAGATCATGGGCGCGGCGATCCTGCCGGCGATCCTTTATTTCTGGGCGGTCTGGGTTGGCATCAACGCCTATGCCACGCGCTACGATCTCAAGGGCATCGCCGCCGAGGACCGACCGGCGAAGCGCGACGTGATCATCACATCGCTGTTCTTCCTCGTCCCCTTCACCGTGCTGATGATCGGCATGTTCGGGCTGGGCTACACGCCGCAATACGCCGCCTGCCTTGCGATCCTCGCGGGGGCGCTGCTGCTGCTGACCAATGGCTCGCTGAGCTTCGATGCGCGCCAGACCGGCGAGCGGGTCGCCTCGGCGCTGGTCAATTCGGCCAAACAGGTGGCGATGATCGCCTCGATTATCCTCTGCGCTTCGATCGTCATTGGCGTGCTGGCGGTCACCGGCCTTGGGGTGAAGATCACCTCGCTGATCCTCTCGGGCTCGGGCGGGATGCTCTGGCCCTCGCTGATCCTCACCGCGCTGGCCTGTCTGGTGCTGGGCATGGAGGTGCCGACCACCGCTGCCTATGTGATCTGCGTGTCGGTCGCCGGACCGGCGCTGACCCAACTTGGGCTGGAGCCGCTTCAGGCGCATCTTTTCGTCTTCTGGTTCGCGCTGCTGTCGACGATCACCCCGCCGGTCTGCGGCGCGGTTTTCATCGCGGCAGGCATGATCGGCGAGAATTGGGTGAAGGTGGCGGGCAGCGCCATGGCGCTGGGAGTGGGGCTCTACATTATTCCGCTCGGTATGGTAGCCAACCCCGGCCTGCTGGAACTGGCCGAGGCACCGGGCAGGGCGCTTTTCGCCTTTGTCCGCGTCGGGTTGGGGCTGGCGCTGATCTCCTACGGTCTGATTGGGCGGGCACCGCTGGTGATGCGGCTGGCGGCGATCATCTTTGGGTTGATCGTGGTGTTCGCAGGCGTGGCGCTCTCTGCTTCTGGTTGA
- a CDS encoding helix-turn-helix transcriptional regulator, protein MSGYAWDDFDVIGSSRYANLLIDTADKLAAAGNDQEIWETVVAISRRIGAKAVGAGALMKDSRDLVWMRSSASDEWFEDYRESELYRVDPLLRGAIAGKMPEFLDTSKARPTREEQARRHLQAAALLSGYRYFIGRMMPLGATDQVVVLYCGKDPTSHFGPGTQRAFTAISTMLSLALQPPGRADADDLSFGSGWPLLTQEERDMLCFSGVGLSPIEVAERLHVTQEHVLRQIRNVCLKLGTATVEQAASLAMARGAVQL, encoded by the coding sequence GTGTCGGGATACGCATGGGATGACTTCGACGTGATCGGATCGAGCCGCTACGCAAACCTATTGATCGACACCGCGGACAAGCTGGCAGCGGCTGGCAATGATCAGGAAATCTGGGAGACGGTGGTCGCCATTTCGCGGCGGATCGGTGCCAAAGCGGTGGGCGCGGGCGCCTTGATGAAAGACAGCCGTGACTTGGTCTGGATGCGCAGTTCTGCCTCGGACGAGTGGTTCGAGGACTACCGAGAGAGCGAGCTTTACCGCGTCGATCCATTGTTGCGCGGCGCGATCGCGGGCAAGATGCCCGAGTTTCTCGACACATCGAAGGCCCGGCCAACGCGCGAGGAACAGGCCCGGAGGCACCTGCAGGCCGCGGCGCTGCTCAGTGGCTACCGCTACTTCATTGGCCGGATGATGCCCCTTGGCGCGACCGATCAGGTTGTGGTCCTCTACTGCGGAAAAGACCCCACCTCGCATTTCGGCCCGGGTACGCAGCGGGCCTTCACGGCGATTTCGACGATGCTGTCGCTGGCGCTGCAGCCCCCGGGCCGGGCTGACGCCGACGATCTGTCCTTCGGCTCAGGCTGGCCGCTGCTCACGCAGGAGGAGCGCGACATGCTGTGCTTTTCGGGCGTTGGCCTGAGCCCGATTGAGGTTGCCGAGCGGCTGCATGTGACGCAGGAGCACGTGCTGCGGCAGATCCGGAATGTCTGTCTGAAGCTGGGCACCGCGACGGTCGAACAGGCCGCGTCTCTGGCGATGGCCCGCGGCGCGGTGCAGCTGTAA
- a CDS encoding TonB family protein translates to MIASSRKVKIAAAVLALSAHGAAVLAVMPPNETAEMEGMSGGTDLALGTAFADMAVGTLSSQPTEETAEPITPEEVTPEQIESVPQAQPEAITAQRPVEPTPSDTPEPAEDVTAALPVVPPLEAEPVVPVAPTEQVEPEELPDKLEALPPETVTPAEPEVAEATPTEPETLEPEPQEPETVEATEPEPEPEPEATPETEVTEAAPQSSMRPKPRSPDLAKRQRTPAPQPQRQREPDPEPRRQAQQPQGNADRNATAGAATGRAGGTSATSGSGGLSREAGNAAVSNYPGQVMRKLSRVPRPRINARGSAVVAFRVSGGGGLAGLSVARSSGSSALDQAALRVVRSAAPFPAPPAGAQTSFTVQIKGR, encoded by the coding sequence ATGATCGCGTCCTCGCGCAAGGTGAAGATCGCCGCAGCGGTGCTCGCGCTTTCGGCGCATGGGGCAGCGGTTCTGGCGGTGATGCCGCCCAATGAGACCGCCGAGATGGAAGGCATGTCGGGCGGGACCGATCTCGCGCTCGGCACCGCTTTTGCCGACATGGCGGTGGGCACGCTCAGCAGCCAGCCCACCGAAGAGACCGCCGAGCCGATCACCCCCGAAGAGGTGACGCCAGAGCAGATCGAGTCGGTGCCGCAGGCGCAGCCTGAAGCCATCACCGCGCAACGCCCGGTCGAGCCGACCCCTTCGGACACCCCCGAGCCAGCGGAAGACGTGACCGCCGCCCTGCCCGTGGTGCCGCCGCTCGAGGCGGAGCCGGTGGTGCCCGTCGCGCCCACCGAGCAGGTTGAGCCCGAAGAGCTGCCAGATAAGCTCGAAGCGCTGCCGCCCGAGACCGTCACCCCGGCGGAGCCCGAGGTCGCCGAGGCCACGCCGACCGAGCCAGAAACGCTGGAGCCCGAGCCGCAGGAGCCGGAGACGGTGGAGGCCACAGAGCCTGAGCCTGAGCCTGAGCCCGAAGCCACACCAGAAACCGAGGTCACCGAGGCCGCCCCGCAAAGCTCGATGCGCCCGAAGCCGCGCAGCCCGGACCTTGCCAAGCGCCAGCGCACGCCCGCACCGCAGCCGCAACGCCAGCGCGAGCCGGATCCCGAACCGCGGCGGCAGGCGCAGCAGCCGCAGGGCAACGCTGATCGCAATGCCACAGCCGGGGCGGCCACGGGCCGCGCGGGCGGCACCTCCGCCACGTCCGGCAGCGGTGGCCTGTCGCGCGAAGCGGGCAATGCCGCCGTCAGCAACTATCCGGGACAGGTGATGCGCAAGCTCTCGCGTGTGCCGCGACCGCGGATCAACGCCCGCGGCTCGGCGGTGGTTGCCTTCCGCGTGTCCGGTGGCGGCGGGCTGGCCGGTCTTTCGGTGGCGCGCAGCTCGGGCTCCTCTGCCCTCGACCAAGCCGCGCTGCGCGTGGTGCGCAGCGCCGCGCCCTTCCCCGCGCCGCCTGCCGGAGCGCAGACCAGCTTTACCGTCCAGATCAAGGGACGCTGA
- a CDS encoding ExbD/TolR family protein, translating to MRRRKQKSEREPTIALINIVFLMLVFFLVAGTVARPLDPDLKLVHTADLQGAAPADALVLHADGTMSVQGTPIEDSAAALEMLGDGAKTLARIVPDRDLPAADLIRVGRELRAAGAEKVVIVTERGLE from the coding sequence ATGCGCCGCAGAAAACAGAAATCCGAACGCGAGCCGACGATCGCGCTGATCAACATCGTGTTCCTGATGCTGGTGTTCTTCCTTGTGGCCGGCACCGTTGCCCGGCCGCTCGACCCCGATCTGAAGCTGGTCCACACCGCCGATCTGCAGGGCGCCGCGCCCGCCGACGCTTTGGTACTGCATGCAGATGGCACGATGAGCGTGCAGGGCACGCCGATCGAAGACAGCGCCGCCGCGCTTGAGATGCTCGGCGATGGGGCCAAGACGCTGGCCCGCATCGTGCCGGACCGCGATCTGCCCGCCGCCGATCTGATCCGCGTCGGGCGCGAATTGCGCGCCGCCGGAGCCGAGAAAGTGGTGATCGTCACCGAAAGGGGGCTGGAATGA
- a CDS encoding helix-turn-helix transcriptional regulator, protein MTTRYADLVMETAARLAEARSPRETWDVAVAIGNKIGARAMTCGAVMRDSRGVAWVRTSMEERFLEPFTAERLYEVDPIQSAAIAGHVPRYMDIAARLPLQTDPRARDLHELALAHGYRHYVNHTWVEGAAEHTFALACERHPSELFGSGTAQAFRAVSAMLSAAMRTPGLNDLGDRAFGAPWSRLSSAERDVLSYLGQGLHPEQIADHLARPVSQVQRLLERACRRLGTPCPEQAMSLMLVRGGLVL, encoded by the coding sequence GTGACGACACGCTACGCCGATCTGGTGATGGAAACCGCTGCACGCCTCGCCGAGGCCCGCAGCCCCCGCGAGACGTGGGACGTCGCCGTTGCCATCGGCAATAAGATCGGGGCCCGCGCCATGACCTGCGGTGCCGTGATGCGCGACAGCCGCGGTGTGGCATGGGTGCGCACCTCGATGGAAGAGCGGTTTCTCGAGCCGTTCACCGCGGAGCGGCTTTACGAGGTCGATCCGATCCAGAGCGCTGCCATTGCGGGCCATGTGCCGCGTTACATGGATATCGCGGCGCGGCTGCCGCTGCAGACCGACCCGAGGGCGCGGGACCTGCACGAACTGGCGCTGGCGCATGGCTATCGTCACTACGTCAATCACACATGGGTCGAAGGCGCTGCCGAGCACACCTTTGCGCTGGCCTGCGAGCGCCACCCGTCCGAGCTGTTCGGGAGCGGCACGGCGCAGGCGTTCCGCGCGGTTTCGGCGATGCTGTCTGCGGCGATGCGGACACCGGGGCTGAACGATCTTGGCGACCGGGCGTTTGGCGCGCCGTGGTCACGGCTCAGCAGCGCCGAACGCGACGTGCTGAGCTATCTGGGCCAAGGCCTGCACCCCGAGCAGATTGCCGATCACCTCGCGAGGCCGGTCTCGCAGGTGCAACGGCTTCTGGAGCGCGCGTGTCGGCGGCTCGGCACGCCCTGCCCGGAACAGGCGATGTCGCTGATGTTGGTGCGCGGCGGCCTCGTGCTCTAA
- a CDS encoding dienelactone hydrolase family protein, with product MRTSVTSMIIATATVVSTPAFAEDISYTVNDEAFTGYWAEAESPKGLVLIMHDWDGMTDYERERADMLAEMGYNAFALDMFGYKTPTETVDHRRAATGALYEDRERMRSLIKAGVDEALSRSDVSQMVVMGYCFGGAVALEMARSEMADTASGYATFHGGLTTPEGQTWQGDEPPVLVMHGGADSSIKMEDVATLATELEGAGTTYTIEVFSGAPHAFTVFGSDNYQERADVASWESFNRFLAAQLPG from the coding sequence ATGCGCACTTCTGTTACTTCGATGATCATTGCGACCGCGACTGTGGTCAGCACGCCGGCTTTTGCCGAAGACATTTCCTACACCGTCAATGACGAAGCCTTCACCGGCTATTGGGCCGAGGCGGAGTCGCCCAAAGGCCTCGTCCTGATCATGCACGATTGGGACGGGATGACCGATTACGAACGCGAGCGGGCCGACATGCTGGCCGAAATGGGCTATAACGCCTTCGCTCTGGACATGTTCGGTTACAAGACACCCACCGAGACGGTCGATCACCGCCGCGCGGCGACAGGTGCGCTCTATGAAGACCGAGAGCGGATGCGCAGCTTGATCAAGGCGGGCGTAGATGAAGCTCTGTCGCGCTCGGACGTCTCGCAGATGGTGGTCATGGGGTATTGCTTCGGCGGTGCCGTGGCGCTCGAAATGGCACGCAGCGAGATGGCGGACACCGCAAGCGGCTATGCCACCTTCCATGGCGGGCTGACGACACCCGAAGGCCAGACATGGCAGGGTGATGAGCCGCCGGTCCTCGTGATGCATGGCGGCGCGGACAGCTCCATCAAGATGGAGGACGTCGCCACGCTCGCGACCGAGCTTGAAGGCGCTGGCACGACCTACACGATCGAAGTGTTCTCGGGTGCGCCGCATGCGTTCACGGTGTTCGGCTCCGACAACTATCAAGAGCGCGCCGATGTCGCGAGCTGGGAATCCTTCAACCGCTTCCTAGCGGCACAATTGCCGGGCTGA
- a CDS encoding biopolymer transporter ExbD, producing the protein MRKMRRRRKLSMTSLIDVIFLLLLFFMLTSTFTRFAEVELAAAGSGAAVSGETKPLFLQLGAEDLRLNGTVLTLEDLPAKLDETRGDTAEGAEPKPLIVALRGEVNSQRLTDLLVVLRGVSGYRAMVLGAS; encoded by the coding sequence ATGCGTAAGATGCGCCGGCGGCGGAAGCTGTCGATGACCTCGCTCATCGACGTGATCTTCCTGCTGCTGCTGTTCTTCATGCTGACCTCGACCTTCACGCGCTTTGCCGAGGTGGAGCTTGCCGCCGCCGGGTCGGGCGCCGCGGTCTCCGGCGAGACAAAGCCGCTGTTCCTGCAGCTCGGGGCCGAGGATCTGCGCCTCAACGGCACCGTGCTGACCTTGGAAGATCTGCCGGCCAAGCTCGACGAGACCCGCGGCGACACCGCCGAGGGGGCCGAGCCCAAGCCGCTGATCGTGGCGCTGCGCGGCGAGGTCAATTCGCAACGGCTGACGGATCTGCTGGTCGTCCTGCGCGGCGTCAGCGGCTACCGCGCCATGGTTCTCGGAGCGTCCTGA
- a CDS encoding MotA/TolQ/ExbB proton channel family protein, producing MIDMVVDGVRRIAELGGPVVLLLVAVSLLTLAVVLYKLWQFAASGVGRHAALREAVEAWDNGDRAGAREALNRSRSYLRPVIDMAMSGQSDAARLEAEAETRFARLEKGFRLLDSVAQLAPLLGLFGTVLGMISAFQALQDAGSQVDPSILAGGIWVALMTTAVGLVVAMPTSVVLSWFEARMESERVLAERAVHTILSPNGSREAQVHAQAQGAPRHA from the coding sequence ATGATCGACATGGTTGTTGATGGCGTGCGTCGCATCGCGGAACTGGGCGGGCCGGTCGTGCTGCTGCTGGTTGCCGTCTCGCTGCTGACGCTGGCGGTGGTGCTCTACAAACTCTGGCAGTTCGCCGCTTCCGGCGTCGGGCGCCACGCAGCGCTGCGCGAAGCGGTCGAGGCATGGGACAATGGTGATCGCGCCGGGGCCCGCGAGGCGCTGAACCGCTCGCGCTCTTACCTGCGCCCGGTGATCGACATGGCAATGTCGGGCCAGAGCGATGCCGCCCGGCTCGAGGCCGAAGCAGAGACCCGTTTCGCAAGGCTCGAGAAAGGCTTTCGCCTGCTCGACTCGGTGGCGCAGCTGGCGCCGCTTCTGGGTCTCTTTGGCACGGTGCTGGGGATGATCTCGGCGTTTCAGGCGCTGCAGGATGCGGGCAGTCAGGTCGATCCGTCGATCCTCGCGGGCGGCATCTGGGTGGCGCTGATGACCACCGCCGTCGGGCTTGTGGTCGCCATGCCCACTTCGGTGGTGCTGAGCTGGTTCGAGGCGCGGATGGAATCCGAGCGCGTGCTGGCCGAACGCGCGGTGCACACCATCCTGTCGCCCAATGGCAGCCGCGAGGCGCAGGTGCACGCACAGGCGCAAGGGGCGCCGCGCCATGCGTAA
- a CDS encoding TAXI family TRAP transporter solute-binding subunit: MKFLAKAALAASLATLAALPAQAETRVTLKAAKSGSSYYQMAVQIAEAMKAGTDGGVIVTVEESQGSQQNVMEVRARGGDYVFTSPPALVSGARNGTGAFEGKGNPAFGEIRALFPLPSLTMHFVMSKDSGATDFGALEGKTLLLGKGSFGAREGEKYLGLFGLDGKVEIADVELSNAVPALKNGQIDGFVTAGSFPAPNVVEAAASTDVTVLSLSDEQVAETGRAKLVIPAGTYAGQDADITTTSLPVIAYTTTKMDDETAYQLTKTFWEEKARMGAESPWWTGVDPALLQNVEGEMHPGAVRYYEEAGIALPDAQK, from the coding sequence ATGAAATTTCTCGCAAAGGCCGCGCTTGCGGCCAGCCTCGCCACGCTGGCAGCCCTGCCGGCGCAGGCCGAAACCCGCGTCACGCTGAAGGCGGCCAAGTCGGGCTCGTCCTATTACCAGATGGCCGTGCAGATCGCCGAGGCGATGAAGGCGGGCACCGATGGCGGCGTGATCGTCACCGTCGAGGAAAGCCAGGGCAGCCAGCAGAACGTAATGGAAGTGCGCGCCCGTGGCGGCGATTACGTCTTCACCTCGCCGCCCGCTCTGGTCAGCGGTGCCCGCAATGGTACTGGTGCGTTCGAGGGCAAGGGCAACCCCGCCTTTGGCGAGATCCGCGCGCTCTTCCCGCTGCCCTCGCTGACCATGCATTTCGTCATGTCGAAAGACAGCGGCGCGACCGATTTCGGCGCGCTGGAGGGCAAGACCCTTCTGCTCGGCAAGGGCAGCTTCGGTGCCCGTGAGGGCGAGAAGTACCTCGGTCTCTTCGGCCTCGACGGCAAGGTCGAGATCGCCGACGTGGAACTGTCGAACGCCGTCCCGGCGCTGAAAAACGGCCAGATCGACGGGTTCGTCACCGCGGGCAGCTTCCCGGCGCCGAACGTCGTGGAGGCCGCGGCTTCGACCGATGTGACCGTGCTGTCGCTGAGCGACGAACAGGTCGCCGAGACCGGCCGCGCCAAGCTGGTGATCCCCGCCGGCACCTACGCCGGGCAGGACGCCGACATCACCACCACCTCGCTGCCGGTGATCGCCTATACGACCACCAAGATGGACGACGAGACCGCCTATCAGCTGACCAAGACCTTCTGGGAAGAAAAGGCGCGCATGGGCGCGGAGTCGCCCTGGTGGACGGGTGTCGATCCGGCGCTGCTGCAGAACGTCGAAGGCGAGATGCATCCGGGCGCCGTGCGCTACTACGAAGAAGCGGGCATTGCGCTGCCGGACGCGCAGAAGTAA
- a CDS encoding GNAT family N-acetyltransferase, giving the protein MALTLRHNRDRDLAPLAAMLPDAEIPLLNPNAKVPFDEMEWHRKWLGERDDASFYLRDDAGRDVGFFALRVGVGPEVRHLTYAYVAEEARGGAGAELTDLVEQAARDLGALTLTLKVEVENGPAHNAYLSAGYEELSRRQGMATMWLDLEERRAA; this is encoded by the coding sequence ATGGCCCTCACCCTGCGCCACAACCGTGACCGCGATCTGGCTCCCTTGGCGGCAATGCTGCCGGACGCCGAGATACCCTTGCTTAATCCCAACGCCAAAGTGCCCTTCGATGAGATGGAGTGGCATCGCAAGTGGCTTGGAGAGCGTGACGACGCTTCGTTCTACCTTCGCGACGATGCGGGTCGGGACGTTGGGTTCTTCGCCCTGCGCGTGGGTGTTGGTCCCGAGGTGCGGCATCTGACCTACGCCTATGTGGCCGAAGAGGCGCGTGGCGGTGCTGGTGCAGAGCTTACGGACCTTGTGGAGCAGGCGGCGCGGGACCTTGGTGCTTTGACCCTCACGCTGAAGGTCGAGGTCGAAAATGGCCCGGCGCATAACGCCTACCTCTCGGCTGGCTACGAGGAACTCTCGCGGCGTCAGGGCATGGCGACCATGTGGCTGGATCTGGAGGAACGACGGGCCGCGTGA
- a CDS encoding urate hydroxylase PuuD translates to MYDLAIIWDWLGFAVRWLHVITAIAWIGSSFYFIALDLGLRKVPHLPVGAHGEEWQVHGGGFYHIQKYLVAPEQMPDHLTWFKWESYATWLSGAGLLMIVYWAGGELFLIDPTKADISLFQGIVISALSLTIGWLIYDRLCKSKLGETPTLLMVLLFVMLVVMSWGYNHVFTGRAALLHLGAFTATIMTANVFFIIMPNQRIVVDDLKNGRTPDPKYGKIAKLRSTHNNYLTLPVVFLMLSNHYPLAFATDNAWIIASLVFLMGVTIRHFFNSMHARKGAPYWTWVATALLFIAIAWLSTAPMMDSYEEAAARPLTPYEEKFAGADGFEDAYYAVVGNCSMCHAREPSWDGLNHPPKGVVLETESDVARHAKLVFLQAGASHAMPPPNAIQMDPEARREIVNWYHAATKG, encoded by the coding sequence ATGTATGATCTCGCCATCATCTGGGACTGGCTGGGCTTTGCCGTGCGCTGGCTGCACGTGATCACCGCAATCGCGTGGATCGGCTCGTCGTTCTATTTCATCGCGCTCGACCTCGGTCTGCGCAAGGTGCCGCATCTGCCCGTCGGCGCCCATGGCGAGGAATGGCAGGTCCACGGCGGCGGTTTCTACCACATCCAGAAATACCTCGTGGCCCCCGAGCAGATGCCCGACCACCTGACGTGGTTCAAATGGGAAAGCTATGCCACATGGCTTTCGGGCGCGGGCCTTCTGATGATCGTCTACTGGGCAGGCGGCGAGCTTTTCCTGATCGACCCCACCAAAGCGGACATCTCGCTGTTCCAAGGCATCGTGATCTCGGCGCTGTCGCTGACCATCGGCTGGCTGATCTACGACCGGCTGTGCAAATCGAAGCTCGGCGAGACGCCGACGCTGCTGATGGTGCTGCTCTTCGTGATGCTGGTGGTGATGTCATGGGGCTACAACCATGTGTTCACCGGCCGCGCCGCGCTGCTGCACCTTGGGGCCTTCACCGCCACGATCATGACCGCAAATGTGTTCTTCATCATCATGCCGAACCAGCGCATCGTGGTGGATGACCTCAAGAACGGCCGCACCCCCGATCCCAAATACGGCAAGATCGCCAAGCTGCGCTCGACCCATAACAACTATCTGACGCTGCCCGTCGTCTTCCTGATGCTGTCGAACCACTACCCGCTGGCCTTCGCCACCGACAATGCGTGGATCATCGCCAGCCTTGTCTTCCTGATGGGCGTGACGATCCGCCATTTCTTCAACTCGATGCACGCCCGCAAGGGGGCGCCCTACTGGACATGGGTCGCCACCGCGCTGCTCTTCATCGCCATCGCGTGGCTGTCCACGGCCCCGATGATGGACAGCTACGAGGAGGCCGCAGCGCGGCCCCTCACCCCCTATGAGGAGAAATTCGCCGGGGCAGATGGCTTTGAGGATGCCTATTACGCGGTCGTCGGCAATTGCTCGATGTGCCACGCGCGCGAGCCTTCGTGGGACGGTCTGAACCATCCGCCCAAAGGCGTCGTGCTGGAGACGGAGTCTGATGTGGCCCGCCACGCCAAGCTGGTGTTCCTGCAGGCCGGTGCCAGCCACGCGATGCCGCCGCCCAACGCGATCCAGATGGATCCCGAGGCGCGCCGCGAGATCGTCAACTGGTATCACGCCGCGACCAAAGGCTGA
- a CDS encoding LysR family transcriptional regulator, translating into MSYLDNIRTFVRVYELGSMSAAGRDLRISPAVTSARISQLEDHLNVRLFQRTTRNLTATEQGRAFYTGAREVLEALESAEAQVAQLTENPKGSLFVAAPLGVGRRLIAAQVPGFLREYPEVQIRLRLSDRKVDLTTEGLDLAFFLGQPEDSTLRMRKIADVARVLCAAPTYIARRGNPASGEALIAEKHECLNLRFPGATEFQWPLRTPEGTKRFAVSGRYESDDGDVLTDWALAGEGIALKPVFEVAEYLRSGRLVPVAEATPPEPIQMACLFTHRRGQDPKTRLFMDYVTDRIGAAIRQAEQRAAESGR; encoded by the coding sequence ATGTCCTACCTCGACAATATCCGGACCTTCGTGCGTGTCTATGAGTTGGGCAGCATGTCCGCCGCGGGTCGCGACCTGCGCATCTCGCCGGCGGTCACCTCGGCGCGAATCTCGCAGCTCGAGGACCATTTGAACGTGCGGCTGTTCCAGCGCACCACCCGCAATCTCACCGCCACAGAGCAGGGCCGCGCCTTCTATACCGGCGCGCGCGAGGTTCTGGAGGCGCTCGAGAGCGCCGAGGCGCAGGTGGCGCAACTCACCGAAAATCCCAAGGGCTCGCTCTTTGTCGCGGCGCCGCTGGGGGTGGGGCGGCGGCTGATCGCTGCGCAGGTGCCGGGGTTCCTGCGCGAATATCCCGAGGTGCAGATCCGCCTGCGCCTGTCGGACCGCAAGGTCGATCTTACGACCGAAGGACTCGATCTGGCGTTCTTCCTTGGCCAGCCTGAAGACAGCACCCTGCGTATGCGCAAGATCGCCGACGTCGCGCGCGTGCTCTGCGCCGCGCCGACCTATATTGCGCGGCGTGGCAACCCGGCCTCGGGCGAGGCGCTGATCGCGGAAAAGCACGAATGCCTCAACCTGCGCTTCCCCGGCGCGACGGAGTTTCAATGGCCGCTGCGCACGCCCGAGGGCACGAAGCGTTTTGCCGTCTCGGGGCGCTATGAGTCCGACGACGGCGACGTGCTGACCGATTGGGCTCTGGCGGGCGAGGGGATTGCGCTGAAGCCGGTCTTCGAGGTGGCCGAGTATCTGCGCAGCGGGCGACTCGTGCCGGTGGCCGAGGCCACCCCGCCGGAGCCGATCCAGATGGCCTGTCTGTTCACGCATCGCCGCGGGCAGGATCCAAAGACGCGGCTTTTCATGGACTATGTGACCGACCGCATCGGCGCAGCGATCCGGCAGGCCGAGCAGCGCGCGGCGGAAAGCGGGCGGTAG